One Triticum dicoccoides isolate Atlit2015 ecotype Zavitan chromosome 3B, WEW_v2.0, whole genome shotgun sequence genomic window, TCAAGCAGAGCAAGACCGTGAGCATCTTAACCACTTCAGCCATTGTTCCCTGTAGAATAATTACATGCTGGTGGTTGTCGCATTTTCGTAACATCTCTCAATACTATTGCAGGCTACGTTTGTCCTCTCCAAGCCAGACGTCTTCAAGAGCTCGCACTCAGAAACCTATGTCATGTTCGGGGTGGTCAAGATGGAGGACATGGACGCTAAGCTGCTGGCAGAAGCGGCGGGGCAGTTCAAGGCGCTGGGACCGGGCAGCGTCATCTCAAAGGGTGAGCCGTCCGTGGCAGCAGCCCAGGACGACGAGGAGGTCGACGAGACGGGCGTTGACAACAAGGATGTTGAGGTCGTGATGGTGCAGGCGTCTGTGTCGAGGTCCAGGGCTGTGAAGGCGCTCAAGGCTGCAGATGGTGACATTGTCAGCGCCATCGTGGAGTTGACTAACTAGGTGATGATAGGTGGGGGGTCACTAATCAGTCTTAGTCATGTCATCTTGAATGTTGCAGTTGCGGAATTGGAGGCTGTATGTCTATTCAAACAGGTTTTTGAGGCGTTTTAACATCTGAGGACCAGCAAACTGCTTGCTCTTATGCGGAATTCTGAATCTGCTGTGCCAaattttgatacaaatgcatgtcacTCGGGTTTCAGACATTGTGATCCCAACTATGGCCATTTTGAGATTTTGAGAAAACTTAAGTTGCTCTGTTCCTGTCTGTTCCTGTCCCTTCGTTGCTCTGTTCCTGTCTGTTCGTCTCGCCTCCAGCACCGGCCCCCAAGGCAGATCTTCACCATGAGTCTGCAGGTGTCTACGCTGCCTTCCCTCCTAGGAAATACTATTTCGCAGCCTGCCTCTACGTTCCATGTGTTTCTTGGAGGCAATGCTTTCCCATATGTCTCCCATTCGTATTTCATAATGGATTGCATCAATCCAACCTACGGTTTATTGACAGAATAGCCTAATGCTATGTTTCTTCTTTGTAGCCTATCTTTTACATTTTTCTTCCCTGCTAGGTTGTAAATCTTGTCCATGGCTCAATTAAACACCAAAAGTGATATCAATATACCATCTAGCACAATATAGAAAATCTCAACATCACGCTGCTTCAATTTGATGGTTTCTGCGTAGGAAAGCAGAGAAATTCGTGTGGCACCAAGGAGCTGTGGTGGGTCTGGCAGCAGTACAATGCTAGTTGGGTCAATCTTGCGGTTAGCATTCCCTGTAGGATGGAAAGCCTGGATATGAATCTTTCTTCGTGTCATCCTGAACTGGATGTTTAATTCCTGTTTTTAGTTCAAACTACTGGCATGTAGTGTTCCTAGGCATTTTGAATTCTTGGAGGCGACGACAACGCGTGTGCTttgtttccttcttggaggcgtcgcTTTTGGAGAATCCCGTTTGTAGTACTGGTGTTGTCTTTGGTGGTGGTTAGAGTTCTACTGTTGCAAGTGGTTCATCACCGTGACGgggtcttttttttttcttctcttttttattttatttcttggctgTGTGCATCCCTGAT contains:
- the LOC119282273 gene encoding nascent polypeptide-associated complex subunit alpha-like protein 1 encodes the protein MTAAELLRSQLEEHNIEEDEPILEDDDDDHQDDNEDEDEMDDDDVEGGDASGRSRSEKKCRKAMERLGMKAITGVSRVTIKQSKTATFVLSKPDVFKSSHSETYVMFGVVKMEDMDAKLLAEAAGQFKALGPGSVISKGEPSVAAAQDDEEVDETGVDNKDVEVVMVQASVSRSRAVKALKAADGDIVSAIVELTN